AATCCGATACTTGCAAACGTTTTTCACAGACTCAATCTGATCGAGGAATTTGGTACCGGAATCCGAAGAATAAAGGAAGCATACAGCGACAGTCAGACCAAGCCATCTTTCGAAGTTACAGAAAACATAATTAAAGTTACACTGCCTTTGCTGAGCGAAAAAATGGATTTGACCCAAGACGAACTTGCGGTATACAGTGTGCTGAGCAAGAACATCAATAAACCAATCAGCGAGATTATGGCCTCGCCAAGTATTGGATTTGGAAAAAGTAAGGTGACAGAGATATTGAAGCGTTTAGCAAGCAAAAAACTTGTTGATATAGAAGGTACAGGAAGAGGCACGAAGTACAGGATCAAATCTTGAGTACATCCGTGAGTTCAAAATGAGTTCACGAAAACTGAAAAACATATACAAATGAGTTCAATGAGTACAAAGTCAGCACTGTAAATGCATTAAACAAAGTATTTTCAAATGGGACCAAGATAAAAGCGAACGAGCTTGAATAGGCCTAAATCGCTTGAAACGCCCGTAGATAGGGCGTTTCAGTTTTTTAAGCCACTAAAAAGCCACCAGAATTTGTACCCATGTATTTTTGGAATTAGAAACAAAACTGCATTTCATTAACGATCTGCAGCTCAAAAATATATCAAGAGAACTTAACTACGATGTTATAATTGAGAAGACAGAGGAAGGGATCCTTTGTCGAGATAATCAGCAGTTAGTAAATTTAGGGATTAAAAGATGAAGGGATTACTTAGAGGAATAGGATATTTTTTGTTATACATGGTATTTACCATAGTTATTCAAGTTGCGCTGTCTTTTGTTATCATTCATATCGCAGCCGGTATAGGAATCACCGGACAGGCAGAGATAGAGGACTTTGCGAATAAGAATATCCTGGGCATGACTATCGTGTCAGGAATACTAACCATTTTATTCTTGTATCTTATATTTAAGATTCCCAAGAAAGATATCAGAAATGAATGGAAGCTGAACAGCTTTGCTTTTCGAGATATTATAAAAACATGTGTGCTAACATTTTCCTTATCAAGTGTATTCTCCCTTTTGACACTAAATGCGGACATTGAGAATTCAAGATTGATTGCTTCTTCGGCAGAATATTATTCGTCAATGGTACCGTTTTTGGGAACAGTACTTATGATCCTTAATCTTCTTGTTATTGCTCCGATTGCTGAAGAGTTAGCATTAAGAGGAATCGTTTATACCCGCATCGAAAAGAAATCAAACCATATTGTAGCGATAATCGTAAGCGCTGTATTGTTTGGTCTGATGCATTTTATGGCCGGCGGAATCATACTTGTTGCAGGTACAGCAATAATGGGATTGGTCTTCGGATTATTGATTTATAAATACAAATCACTATGGGTCTGTATAATTGCTCACATATGTGCTAACTTACCTGACTTTATCTATACCAAAGAACGCATGACTTCATACGGAGTGAAGATCGGACTGATATGTGTTTTCAGTGTTGCATTTTTAGCTGTTCTGGTTTGGATATTCAGAGAAAAAAGTGCAAATAATTAGTTTGATAACAGTTTAGAATATTATCAGTTTTATCGGAAAGCAGGTAGTGATCATGGTATTTGACATACTGTACCGTCATTGGGTAACCATATTCACCATCCTGGTCTTTGCCATCAAGCTGTGGCCGGGAAAGAGATTCAGGAATACTGAGACCAAGTATTTCTGGTTAACTGTGCTCAGCACGCTGATCCTTGTTATCGAAGATATAATCGAGGTACTTTGTGCATCAGACCCATCACTCCGGTTTGTAAGGATCTTTGTTTCAGTTATCGGCTATACGATGCGCTCTGTGGCGGGTCTCAGTTTGCTTCTGGTAGTCCTTCCCTATAAAAAGCGGAGATTTATCTATTGGATCCCTGCTCTTATAACGCTTGCGACAAGCAGCACGGCTTTCTTTTCGGACATAGCATTCGGATATGACGAGAACTATGATTTCTACAGAGGTCCTCTGGGTTATGTAGCGTTTGCAGTCCCCATCTTTTATGCGATCATGATTTTGGTGATCGTCTTTAAGAATTTCTATGAAAAAAGCAGCATCGAGAGATTCATCGTGCCGGTATGTACGATATTCTGTCTGTCCACATCCTTCCTTGATGCCATGTACGGCGGTGTCAGGCTTAATGAAGCGATCATAATCAGCGGAGTATTCTTCTATCTGATCCTGTATTCCAATGACATAAGAAGAGATTCTCTGACAAACCTTCTCAACAGACAGGCATTCTACGATGACTGCAGCATCTATAACAGGAGCATTGAAGCGGCTGCTTCGATAGATATGAACGGGCTTAAGGATCTGAACGATTCTCTCGGTCATGAGGCCGGAGACAAAGCGCTCAAAAAGATCGGCGAATGCATGATCAAAGCATCCGATGAGAAAACTCT
The sequence above is drawn from the Ruminococcaceae bacterium R-25 genome and encodes:
- a CDS encoding ATP-dependent DNA helicase RecG (manually curated), encoding MNASVIQSKQIGVSMFDDRVEIVSIGGLPNAVTVESYLSGDLSVLRNPILANVFHRLNLIEEFGTGIRRIKEAYSDSQTKPSFEVTENIIKVTLPLLSEKMDLTQDELAVYSVLSKNINKPISEIMASPSIGFGKSKVTEILKRLASKKLVDIEGTGRGTKYRIKS
- a CDS encoding membrane protease YdiL (CAAX protease family) → MKGLLRGIGYFLLYMVFTIVIQVALSFVIIHIAAGIGITGQAEIEDFANKNILGMTIVSGILTILFLYLIFKIPKKDIRNEWKLNSFAFRDIIKTCVLTFSLSSVFSLLTLNADIENSRLIASSAEYYSSMVPFLGTVLMILNLLVIAPIAEELALRGIVYTRIEKKSNHIVAIIVSAVLFGLMHFMAGGIILVAGTAIMGLVFGLLIYKYKSLWVCIIAHICANLPDFIYTKERMTSYGVKIGLICVFSVAFLAVLVWIFREKSANN
- a CDS encoding diguanylate cyclase (GGDEF)-like protein; translated protein: MVFDILYRHWVTIFTILVFAIKLWPGKRFRNTETKYFWLTVLSTLILVIEDIIEVLCASDPSLRFVRIFVSVIGYTMRSVAGLSLLLVVLPYKKRRFIYWIPALITLATSSTAFFSDIAFGYDENYDFYRGPLGYVAFAVPIFYAIMILVIVFKNFYEKSSIERFIVPVCTIFCLSTSFLDAMYGGVRLNEAIIISGVFFYLILYSNDIRRDSLTNLLNRQAFYDDCSIYNRSIEAAASIDMNGLKDLNDSLGHEAGDKALKKIGECMIKASDEKTLVYRVGGDEFVILFLHSDEKIISDVVKKIAEDVTKAGYSISTGYSIRSHKDSIDDVVRESDKLMYQDKAGYYHSKGMEHRVDHYQPQGITESENE